The following coding sequences lie in one Thalassoglobus polymorphus genomic window:
- a CDS encoding ATP-dependent nuclease, with translation MTDHREELQATFLPNRRHSNYGEAIIKIRIQGIRNHKDTLVEIESPITAFCGVNGTGKSTVLQLAAAAYGSPSKRRYYVSTFILAGNLDHKPFEDDSSVEFTYAGPTSAGKADDRLLTLSRSGSSWSGYDRQPERRVVYLGVGFYLPHAERDDYFKSLVQDRTFTSRSKIQVNDIASEWVSRILLCKYDAAHVNAMRKKWGRSHTRMLSAKREGGFTYSESNMGSGEARLYAMVLKLEEVEPHSLILLEEPETSLHPSAQFELGKYLVNVAARRNLQILLTSHSEYLLLALPQKSRVYLKREGDRIVPIPGIGVRQALSMMDNFAIRSLYILVEDDVAKAIVIELLRMHDTDFLQTVEVVIAGDASKIQQTIDVFVEQRMPICAVRDGDQGDNVKKRMLKLFGTMPPEKEIFASKSFRDEFKDKFKVDWGAIDIRCKELDDQYKSKSHHYYFEELKQKCVLDRSELLAVSARAYLRGIPESVRIALVEQIKAATL, from the coding sequence GTGACTGATCATCGAGAGGAATTGCAAGCGACGTTTCTCCCAAACCGACGCCATTCGAACTATGGAGAAGCAATCATAAAGATTCGAATTCAAGGAATTCGGAATCATAAAGACACGCTTGTCGAAATCGAGAGCCCCATCACTGCATTCTGTGGTGTGAATGGAACCGGAAAATCAACAGTTCTGCAACTAGCGGCCGCAGCCTATGGATCTCCATCAAAAAGGCGATACTACGTCTCCACCTTTATTCTTGCAGGAAATCTCGATCACAAACCGTTCGAAGATGATTCAAGTGTAGAGTTTACTTATGCGGGGCCAACTTCTGCGGGTAAAGCTGACGACCGACTACTAACGCTGTCACGCTCTGGCTCCTCGTGGTCTGGCTATGACCGCCAACCCGAAAGGCGAGTCGTATACCTTGGAGTTGGCTTTTATCTCCCGCATGCGGAACGCGACGATTACTTCAAGTCGCTTGTCCAAGATCGAACATTCACTTCCCGATCGAAGATTCAGGTCAACGACATTGCATCAGAGTGGGTGTCGAGAATTCTTTTGTGCAAGTACGACGCAGCCCACGTCAATGCTATGCGGAAGAAGTGGGGGCGATCTCACACGCGGATGCTGAGTGCAAAACGCGAGGGTGGTTTTACATATTCCGAATCAAACATGGGCTCTGGCGAGGCTCGTCTTTACGCAATGGTTCTGAAACTTGAAGAAGTAGAACCTCACAGCTTGATATTGCTGGAAGAGCCTGAGACGTCACTCCATCCGTCAGCCCAGTTCGAGCTGGGTAAATACCTGGTAAATGTGGCCGCACGTCGGAATTTGCAGATCCTACTAACTTCTCACAGTGAATATTTGCTTCTGGCACTACCGCAAAAGTCACGTGTGTATTTGAAGAGAGAGGGAGACCGGATTGTTCCGATTCCGGGCATTGGTGTCCGGCAAGCACTGAGCATGATGGACAATTTCGCAATCCGATCGTTGTACATTCTGGTAGAAGATGACGTCGCAAAGGCAATCGTGATCGAACTACTGCGAATGCACGACACAGATTTTCTTCAAACGGTCGAAGTGGTTATCGCCGGTGATGCAAGCAAGATTCAGCAGACGATTGATGTTTTTGTTGAACAGCGGATGCCAATTTGTGCAGTAAGAGACGGCGACCAGGGTGACAATGTGAAAAAGCGAATGTTGAAGTTGTTTGGCACGATGCCACCAGAGAAGGAGATCTTTGCATCTAAGAGTTTTCGAGACGAGTTCAAAGACAAATTCAAGGTTGACTGGGGAGCCATCGACATTAGGTGCAAAGAGCTTGATGACCAGTATAAATCAAAATCTCATCATTATTACTTTGAAGAATTGAAACAGAAGTGCGTACTGGATCGATCAGAACTGCTGGCAGTCTCCGCACGCGCATATTTACGAGGCATTCCTGAATCGGTTCGAATTGCACTCGTAGAACAAATAAAGGCTGCAACGCTGTGA
- a CDS encoding protein NO VEIN domain-containing protein yields the protein MTVVNQIRIGSIVTGPTLPEPIEVLATMPMGTSLKVIGRGRNSGMTHDPVLTSAQLAQLRVSAEREPFNGDARMFRLGVEAHRLGLAYEYDPFFSLSIARVDPLPHQLEAVYSYFLRLPRIRFLLADDPGAGKTIMAGLLLKELKARGLVRRVLIVCPANLTFQWQREMSDKFRESFKVIRGTVLRENYGQNPWQDCDQAVTSVSWASIVEDARESLLRSRWDLVIVDEAHKMSARSEDHKTYAYRLGESLSSMTDHFLLMTATPHKGDPDHFRRFLALLDSDVYGSIQSLEQAMREQEAPFYLRRTKEALVTFPDPETGDVHKLFTKREVRSATFDLDGDELEFYDDLTRFVEDQSFAAAQDQSARGRAVGFTMAMLQRRMASSIYAVRRSLERMKVRREKILADPEAYRQEQIQKKMPEDFDDLDAEEQQQIVDQLENEVLSVDPVVLREEIASLGNLVTQALQLEDRDDQTKLTKLRAVLNQEGIFDDPQMKLLIFTEHKDTLDFLVGDGKDGRPLGKLIEWGLTTTQIHGGMKIGDRDTPGTRIYAEREFKESCQVLVATEAAGEGINLQFCWLMINFDIPWNPVRLEQRVGRIHRYGQDKDCLVFNFVAQNTREGRVLRKLLDRLAEIRNDLGSDQVFDVVGEVFPSNQLERLLRDMYARQTDVHKIEDRIVRDVSPEKFRVITESTLEGLAKKELNLSAMVGKSAEARERRLVPEVIEQFFVDAAPECGMRAKETGKNSHVYRVGKTPRNLLPIGDAQEERFGRLGREYKQVVFDKERLRDAPTLEWVTPGHPLFEVVRCDILRRTEDHLHRGAVFYDLHRDDPALIDVFAASVKDGRGRTLHRRLFAVETALSGEMKIHEPTILLDVAPAPAGATGPSDAVTLPDRQVVEQFLYEHTLEPWGEEVAADRQGEVRRIERHVEISLNALIDRGQHTLAEYLNRQIEGQTVQGLDGLIAQAEQHLDNLNNRLETRRQELELERHSSISDIHHLGRAWVTPHPDRSNPDFAPMVRDDEIERIAIEVATRHEEERGWVVESVEDENRGFDLISRRPHPEDPQTFIEVRFIEVKGRAGVGIVALSENEYRTAERMKNDYWLYAVFNCAGAPELHIVRNPARLGWQPVMAVEHYRIGPDAVVKESREGKRD from the coding sequence ATGACAGTCGTAAATCAAATCCGAATCGGCAGTATCGTTACCGGGCCGACATTGCCAGAGCCGATCGAGGTTTTGGCCACTATGCCGATGGGCACTTCACTCAAGGTCATTGGCCGAGGCCGAAATAGCGGGATGACACACGATCCCGTTCTTACTTCTGCACAGTTGGCGCAGTTGCGGGTGTCGGCTGAACGAGAGCCATTCAATGGCGATGCTCGTATGTTCCGGCTCGGGGTTGAAGCCCATCGACTGGGACTGGCTTACGAATACGATCCGTTTTTCTCGCTCTCGATCGCACGTGTCGATCCATTGCCGCACCAGCTCGAAGCCGTTTATAGCTATTTTCTGCGTCTTCCCCGCATCCGTTTCCTGCTGGCCGACGATCCCGGTGCCGGTAAGACAATCATGGCCGGGCTGCTGCTCAAAGAGCTGAAGGCTCGTGGTCTGGTTCGTCGAGTACTGATCGTTTGTCCGGCGAATCTGACGTTTCAGTGGCAACGGGAGATGTCCGACAAGTTCCGCGAGAGCTTCAAGGTGATCCGTGGTACTGTCCTCCGAGAGAACTATGGACAGAACCCTTGGCAGGATTGCGATCAGGCGGTGACTTCCGTCTCTTGGGCTTCCATCGTGGAGGATGCTCGCGAAAGCCTGCTGCGGTCTCGCTGGGATTTGGTCATCGTTGACGAAGCTCACAAAATGAGTGCGAGGAGCGAAGACCATAAGACGTACGCCTATCGACTGGGCGAGTCGCTCTCAAGTATGACAGACCACTTCCTGCTGATGACGGCCACGCCACACAAAGGCGATCCAGATCACTTCAGACGGTTCCTCGCTCTGCTCGATTCAGATGTATACGGAAGTATCCAGAGTCTTGAACAGGCAATGCGGGAACAGGAGGCCCCGTTCTACCTCCGACGTACCAAAGAGGCTCTGGTAACTTTTCCCGATCCGGAAACGGGGGATGTCCACAAACTGTTTACGAAGCGTGAAGTACGCAGTGCGACGTTCGATCTCGACGGTGACGAACTGGAGTTTTACGACGACCTGACCCGATTCGTGGAAGATCAGTCCTTTGCTGCTGCTCAGGATCAGTCGGCTCGGGGACGAGCGGTTGGTTTCACGATGGCCATGCTCCAGCGACGGATGGCTTCGTCAATCTATGCTGTTCGACGCAGTCTCGAACGTATGAAGGTTCGTCGCGAGAAGATTCTTGCCGATCCCGAAGCGTACCGGCAGGAACAGATTCAGAAGAAGATGCCAGAAGACTTCGACGACCTCGATGCCGAAGAGCAACAGCAGATTGTTGATCAACTCGAAAACGAAGTGCTGTCCGTCGATCCCGTTGTCCTTCGGGAAGAAATCGCCAGTTTGGGCAACCTGGTCACGCAAGCCCTTCAACTCGAAGATCGTGACGATCAAACCAAGCTGACGAAGCTGCGGGCCGTCCTCAATCAGGAAGGCATCTTCGACGATCCGCAGATGAAACTGCTGATCTTTACCGAACACAAAGACACTCTCGACTTTCTGGTTGGTGACGGCAAGGACGGTCGTCCGCTCGGCAAACTGATCGAGTGGGGACTGACTACCACGCAGATTCACGGCGGGATGAAAATCGGTGACCGAGACACTCCAGGCACCCGGATTTACGCAGAACGGGAGTTCAAAGAGAGCTGCCAGGTGCTCGTGGCGACAGAGGCAGCTGGCGAAGGGATCAACTTGCAGTTCTGTTGGTTGATGATCAACTTCGACATCCCCTGGAACCCGGTTCGGCTTGAACAGCGGGTCGGACGTATTCACCGTTACGGCCAGGACAAAGACTGCCTCGTCTTCAACTTCGTCGCACAGAACACACGCGAAGGGCGAGTCCTCCGCAAGCTGCTCGATCGGCTGGCGGAAATTCGCAACGACCTCGGTTCTGATCAAGTCTTCGATGTCGTTGGCGAAGTCTTTCCATCGAACCAACTCGAACGCCTGCTTCGGGACATGTACGCCCGGCAGACCGACGTCCACAAGATAGAGGACCGTATCGTCCGCGATGTCAGCCCGGAAAAGTTTCGTGTCATTACGGAATCAACACTCGAAGGGTTGGCCAAAAAGGAACTCAATCTCTCCGCGATGGTTGGTAAAAGTGCGGAAGCCAGAGAACGGCGGCTGGTTCCCGAAGTCATCGAACAGTTTTTTGTTGATGCCGCCCCCGAGTGCGGAATGCGGGCCAAGGAAACGGGGAAGAACAGCCACGTCTACCGCGTCGGCAAAACGCCACGCAACCTGCTTCCAATCGGTGATGCCCAGGAAGAACGCTTCGGCAGGCTCGGACGAGAATACAAGCAGGTAGTGTTCGACAAAGAACGGCTGCGCGATGCCCCAACATTAGAATGGGTCACCCCCGGCCATCCGCTCTTCGAGGTGGTTCGCTGCGACATTCTGCGGCGGACGGAAGATCATCTGCATCGAGGGGCCGTGTTTTATGACTTGCATCGCGATGACCCGGCGTTGATCGACGTCTTTGCTGCTTCCGTGAAGGATGGTCGTGGCCGCACGTTGCATCGCCGCTTGTTTGCGGTGGAAACGGCCCTCAGTGGGGAAATGAAAATCCACGAACCGACAATCCTGCTCGATGTCGCACCCGCTCCGGCAGGTGCGACTGGTCCGAGCGACGCGGTCACACTCCCCGATCGGCAGGTAGTCGAACAGTTTCTATACGAGCACACTCTGGAGCCGTGGGGAGAGGAAGTTGCCGCCGATCGGCAGGGAGAAGTTCGACGGATCGAACGGCATGTCGAGATCAGCCTCAATGCTCTCATCGACCGGGGGCAGCACACGCTGGCCGAATACCTCAATCGTCAGATCGAAGGCCAGACTGTCCAGGGACTCGATGGTTTGATCGCCCAAGCCGAGCAGCATCTCGATAACCTCAACAATCGACTCGAAACCCGCCGACAGGAACTGGAACTCGAACGGCACAGTTCCATCTCGGACATCCACCATCTTGGACGGGCATGGGTCACTCCTCATCCCGATCGCAGCAATCCCGATTTCGCCCCAATGGTGCGGGATGATGAGATCGAGCGGATCGCGATTGAAGTCGCTACCCGCCATGAGGAAGAACGTGGCTGGGTGGTCGAAAGTGTGGAGGATGAGAATCGGGGATTCGATCTGATCTCTCGTCGACCGCATCCGGAAGACCCACAGACGTTCATCGAAGTCCGCTTCATCGAAGTCAAAGGCCGCGCGGGGGTTGGCATCGTCGCCCTCAGCGAGAATGAGTACCGGACCGCCGAGCGGATGAAGAACGACTACTGGCTCTACGCCGTCTTCAACTGTGCCGGCGCGCCGGAGCTGCACATCGTAAGGAATCCCGCCCGCCTGGGTTGGCAACCCGTCATGGCAGTGGAGCATTACCGCATTGGGCCAGATGCCGTTGTCAAAGAGAGTCGTGAGGGTAAACGTGACTGA
- a CDS encoding MerR family transcriptional regulator, producing MEKLNDYVKTAEAAEILGVSQTTLRKYGESGKIPCHRNPANGYRLFKRSDLEDFLRETAESATREKHKAK from the coding sequence ATGGAAAAACTGAATGATTACGTAAAGACCGCCGAGGCTGCGGAGATTCTCGGCGTCTCGCAGACGACCCTGAGAAAGTACGGAGAATCTGGCAAAATTCCTTGCCACCGCAATCCCGCCAACGGTTACCGATTGTTCAAACGATCCGACTTGGAGGACTTCCTTCGTGAAACAGCGGAGTCAGCCACAAGAGAGAAGCATAAGGCCAAGTAA
- a CDS encoding DUF1257 domain-containing protein, giving the protein MSHIVSIQTEVRDPVAIRSACDRLKLPEPVFGQVKLFSNSATGWAVQLPEWRYPVVADVNTGKLAYDNYNGRWGEQKQLDRFLQGYAVEKAKIEARKKGHSVIEQPLEDGSIKLTVSVGGAA; this is encoded by the coding sequence TTGTCGCACATCGTTTCGATTCAAACAGAAGTTCGTGATCCTGTCGCCATTCGGTCGGCGTGTGATCGACTCAAGCTGCCAGAGCCGGTCTTTGGTCAGGTGAAGCTGTTCAGCAACTCGGCAACAGGCTGGGCTGTGCAGTTGCCGGAGTGGCGGTATCCGGTTGTGGCCGACGTCAACACCGGCAAGCTCGCCTACGACAATTACAACGGTCGCTGGGGTGAGCAAAAGCAGCTCGATCGGTTCCTTCAGGGATATGCGGTCGAGAAAGCCAAGATCGAAGCCCGCAAGAAAGGACACTCGGTTATCGAGCAGCCTCTGGAAGATGGCTCGATCAAGCTGACCGTGAGCGTCGGAGGTGCTGCATGA
- a CDS encoding DUF2997 domain-containing protein translates to MSKTIEITVLPNGQTKVETKGFVGSECRQASQFIEKALGQQTDEVLKAEFHQSASRQQPVQEGG, encoded by the coding sequence ATGAGCAAGACCATCGAAATCACCGTCCTGCCCAATGGGCAGACCAAAGTGGAAACCAAAGGCTTCGTCGGCTCGGAGTGTCGACAGGCCAGTCAGTTCATCGAGAAGGCGCTGGGGCAGCAGACTGATGAAGTCCTCAAGGCTGAGTTTCATCAATCGGCCTCGCGTCAGCAGCCTGTGCAGGAAGGAGGTTGA